In Amycolatopsis jiangsuensis, the following proteins share a genomic window:
- the rpsE gene encoding 30S ribosomal protein S5, whose protein sequence is MPGRTRQFGGGQGGPGQGGNDRGDRRDRRDRRDGGRGGAAQDKSPHLEKVVTINRVAKVVKGGRRFSFTALVVVGDGDGQVGVGYGKAKEVPAAIAKGVEEAKKNFFRVPRVAGTIPHPIQGEEAAGVVMLRPASAGTGVIAGGPVRAVLECAGIQDVLSKSLGSDNAINIVHATVAALKGLQRPEEVAARRGLPLEDVAPARMLRQRAGQGV, encoded by the coding sequence ATGCCGGGACGTACACGGCAATTCGGCGGCGGCCAGGGCGGACCGGGTCAGGGCGGCAACGACCGCGGTGACCGTCGGGACCGTCGGGACCGGCGCGACGGCGGCCGTGGCGGGGCGGCCCAGGACAAGTCCCCGCACCTCGAGAAGGTCGTCACGATCAACCGCGTGGCCAAGGTCGTCAAGGGTGGTCGGCGCTTCAGCTTCACCGCCCTGGTGGTCGTGGGCGACGGCGACGGTCAGGTCGGCGTCGGCTACGGCAAGGCCAAGGAAGTTCCCGCGGCCATCGCCAAGGGCGTCGAGGAGGCGAAGAAGAACTTCTTCCGCGTGCCTCGCGTCGCCGGCACCATCCCGCACCCGATCCAGGGTGAGGAGGCCGCCGGGGTGGTCATGCTGCGTCCGGCGTCCGCCGGTACCGGGGTCATCGCCGGTGGCCCGGTCCGCGCGGTGCTGGAGTGCGCGGGGATCCAGGACGTGCTGTCGAAGTCGCTCGGCTCCGACAACGCCATCAACATCGTGCACGCGACCGTGGCGGCCCTGAAGGGTCTGCAGCGTCCGGAGGAGGTGGCCGCTCGCCGCGGTCTGCCGCTCGAGGACGTTGCTCCGGCCCGGATGCTGCGCCAGCGTGCCGGCCAGGGGGTCTGA
- the rplR gene encoding 50S ribosomal protein L18 encodes MSDTTTTKRKPVGKDISTRRRVAKTRRHFRLRKKINGTPVRPRLVVKRSSRHIAVQVIDDLAGHTLVSASTLEADLRSFDGDKKAKAAKVGELVAERAKAAGIEAVVFDRGGNAYHGRIAALADAAREAGLKF; translated from the coding sequence ATGAGCGACACGACTACCACGAAGCGCAAGCCGGTCGGCAAGGACATCTCGACCCGCCGCCGCGTCGCGAAGACCCGCCGGCACTTCCGCCTCCGCAAGAAGATCAACGGTACGCCGGTGCGTCCTCGGCTGGTCGTCAAGCGGTCCTCGCGGCACATCGCCGTACAGGTGATCGACGACCTCGCCGGTCACACGCTGGTGTCGGCGTCCACCCTCGAGGCCGACCTGCGGTCGTTCGACGGGGACAAGAAGGCCAAGGCCGCGAAGGTCGGCGAGCTCGTCGCCGAGCGGGCCAAGGCAGCCGGCATCGAGGCCGTGGTGTTCGACCGTGGCGGCAACGCCTACCACGGCCGCATCGCCGCGCTCGCCGACGCCGCCCGCGAGGCGGGGTTGAAGTTCTGA
- the rplF gene encoding 50S ribosomal protein L6, with protein MSRIGKLPVAVPSGVEVTIDGQHIHVKGPKGTLEHTVAEPIIVERGEDGALLVKRPDDERESRALHGLTRTLVNNLVVGVTDGYEKKLEIHGVGYRVQAKGSDLEFALGYSHPVKIEAPDGITFKVESPTRFSVSGIDKQKVGETAAVIRKLRRPDPYKGKGLRYEGEKIRRKVGKTGK; from the coding sequence ATGTCACGCATCGGAAAGCTGCCGGTCGCCGTCCCCTCCGGGGTCGAGGTGACCATCGACGGTCAGCACATTCACGTCAAGGGGCCGAAGGGCACCCTGGAGCACACCGTCGCCGAGCCGATCATCGTCGAGCGCGGCGAGGACGGTGCTCTCCTGGTCAAGCGCCCGGACGACGAGCGCGAGAGCCGGGCTCTGCACGGCCTCACCCGTACGCTGGTGAACAACCTCGTGGTGGGCGTGACCGACGGCTACGAGAAGAAGCTCGAGATCCACGGCGTCGGTTACCGCGTGCAGGCCAAGGGCTCGGACCTCGAGTTCGCCCTCGGCTACAGCCACCCGGTGAAGATCGAGGCCCCCGACGGCATCACCTTCAAGGTGGAGTCGCCCACCCGGTTCTCGGTCTCCGGCATCGACAAGCAGAAGGTCGGCGAGACGGCCGCGGTCATCCGCAAGCTGCGCCGTCCGGACCCGTACAAGGGCAAGGGCCTGCGCTACGAGGGTGAGAAGATCCGCCGCAAGGTCGGAAAGACGGGTAAGTGA
- the rpsH gene encoding 30S ribosomal protein S8 has protein sequence MTMTDPIADFLTRLRNANSAYHDEVVLPHSKIKANIAEILKREGYISGYHDEPGEKHKNLIVELKYGPNRERSIAGLRRVSKPGLRVYAKSTELPSVLGGLGVAIISTSGGLQTDRQAKRNNVGGEVLAYVW, from the coding sequence ATGACGATGACCGACCCCATCGCAGACTTCTTGACCCGTCTGCGTAACGCGAACTCGGCATACCACGACGAGGTCGTGCTTCCGCACTCGAAGATCAAGGCGAACATCGCCGAGATCCTCAAGCGTGAGGGCTACATCTCGGGCTACCACGATGAGCCGGGCGAGAAGCACAAGAACCTGATCGTCGAGCTGAAGTACGGCCCGAACCGCGAGCGCAGCATCGCCGGTCTCCGGCGGGTGTCCAAGCCCGGTCTGCGGGTGTACGCAAAATCGACCGAACTGCCGTCCGTGCTGGGTGGCCTCGGCGTCGCGATCATCTCGACGTCCGGTGGCCTGCAGACCGACCGGCAGGCCAAGCGCAACAACGTGGGCGGCGAAGTCCTCGCCTACGTCTGGTAA
- a CDS encoding type Z 30S ribosomal protein S14 has translation MAKKALISKAARKPKFSVRAYTRCNRCGRPHSVYRKFGLCRICLREMAHAGELPGVHKSSW, from the coding sequence ATGGCCAAGAAAGCGCTGATCAGCAAGGCTGCCCGGAAGCCGAAGTTCTCGGTGCGCGCCTACACCCGCTGCAACCGGTGCGGCCGGCCGCACTCGGTGTACCGCAAGTTCGGGCTCTGCCGGATCTGCCTCCGGGAGATGGCGCACGCGGGCGAGCTGCCCGGTGTCCACAAGTCCAGCTGGTAA